One segment of Solanum stenotomum isolate F172 chromosome 1, ASM1918654v1, whole genome shotgun sequence DNA contains the following:
- the LOC125875847 gene encoding pectinesterase inhibitor-like gives MAKFWSSSLFFLSFVLVTLFGNIPNVKADILDDVCPKTINPPLCFQVLRNDPYVYKGDIHSLLSIVLSIAQDNTTSTYNLIQSILQQPIKYPNMKDQLIGCLKNYKYASDNLESCNDLLRIANYRKISFLAYAAMYESLACNQGFRDVPPQLKQLSKVVQEFSDVSAVIAYDLE, from the coding sequence ATGGCAAAGTTTTGGTCCTCTTCATTGTTCTTTCTCTCCTTTGTATTAGTAACACTATTTGGAAATATTCCAAATGTGAAGGCAGACATACTTGATGACGTTTGTCCCAAAACCATAAATCCTCCTCTATGTTTTCAAGTGCTTCGAAATGATCCCTATGTTTACAAAGGAGATATTCACAGCCTTCTCTCTATTGTTCTTTCTATAGCACAAGATAATACTACATCTACCTATAACTTGATTCAATCCATTCTTCAACAACCCATAAAATATCCCAACATGAAAGACCAACTAATTGGTTGTTTAAAAAACTACAAATATGCCAGTGATAATCTTGAAAGTTGCAATGATTTGCTTAGGATTGctaattatagaaaaataagttttttggCTTATGCTGCTATGTATGAATCTCTTGCTTGTAACCAAGGTTTCAGAGATGTACCACCCCAACTCAAACAACTCAGCAAGGTGGTCCAAGAGTTCTCTGATGTTTCGGCTGTTATTGCCTATGATCTCGAATAA